A window of Aureibacillus halotolerans genomic DNA:
TGGCTATGATGGAGACCAATATTTTCTTAACTTTTGGGGGATCGGTCTAATTACGACGGTCTCGCAACAAGTAAATAATAAAGATTCTCTCGGAAGACTTTCCTATTATTTGAGCACACTGCAAAATATGAAGGAAGCTAAACCTTTTCATGTGAAAATTGAATCTGATGAGTTCCACTTTGATGGGGAGGCAGTGATGGTGCTCGTTGGGAATAGCCCTTTTACCGGCGGCGTGCGTGCCTTCTTTCCGAGCAATAATTTGCAAGACGGGACGTTTGATGTCCTAATTATTAAACAATCAACGATGCCATCTTTTATTGAAATGTTCCGTTCGCGTTTACAGCAAGCCCCTCCTGAACACGAGGATCTTGTCTATGGGCAAGCGAAAAAGATTCGAGTTGTGACAGAGCCCAACCTTGAAATTGATTGTGATGGAGAAAGGCGCTTTACCACTCCATCCACCATCGTTAATTTGCCACAACATCTCCAGCTCGTTGTTGGAGACTTTAAATCTCAGACGTAGAAAACCGCAAAACCTCACAGGGGACGTTCCTTGTGAGGTTTTGTGCTGTACGATTTATTTATAGAATTGTTTCCCAAGTACACTTTTTGAAGTAAATGCTCCTAATGCCAAAGTTACTGTTGCGATGCACTTGCGCCAAAGAGGTGGATTAAAAGGGGTTTTCATTATGAGGCTCCTTTCGTGTCGTCTCTGCTGTTCTTTACTATTGTTCCCACTGCTCAATTAAAAGTAACGTATGTTACCCATTTGACAATGTTTTGTCGCACATTTGTAACGCAAGCAATGTGCTACAATAGATAGAGAGAATGGTTGCGCTGGAGGGATCGCATTGACGCTGTATCAATATCACTTATCGGAATTTCCAAACGGCAATACTCTTTTTCCGTTCCATATTGACCTCCATACCATTTCTACCACATTTCACACTCATCGCCATGATTTTTTAGAGTGTGCCTATGTCGTATCCGGGCATGGAGTGGAGGAGGTCAACGGTCACTCCTTTACACTCGAGCCTGGGACTGTCACCTTCATTAGACCGTTTGATACCCATTCAATTTACTGCGATACACCAAGTGATCCTTTAATGATCTATAACATTAACTTCAGGTCTGAATTATTTACTTCTTGGGAGCTTGCCTCCTCTTCACTTTATCCTCTGTTCTATGAACGAGAACGTTGGCCCCAAAGTCATGTCCAGTTGACGATGGATCAAAAGAAAATAGCAACAATGCTTTCAGAAGAAATGCTCCGATTGTATGAAAATCACGAGACGCACCGCCATGTACTCTTGCAGGCAAAGCTAGGAGAACTACTCCTACTTTTTTTTGAAGCTGCAAAAGAAACGCCTCCCCCGCCAACCAAGCACGAACGTTCGGCTGATATTTGGGAGGTGATGGACTATCTTCATGCCCATTTCAGATTGCCACTACAGCAAAAAGCGCTCGCTGGGAAATTTCACATGAGCGCTTCGCAGTTAAGTGAGAAAATGAACGCCATTTCGGGAAAATCATTTACAGACAACCTTCATGAGCTGCGCATTCGGTATGCGTGCAGTCTGCTCTTTTCAACGAGGATGCCTATTGGCGATATTGCCGAAGCCTGTGGATTCAATTCCTTTAAAACCTTTTCTAGAGTGTTTAAAGATCAGATGGGCGAGACGCCTTCTGCCTTTAGGAACCAAGCCCATCATGCGTCCCCTACGCCTTAGGACTAAACTGTTGAAAAACCGTTTTTTCTGGAACATCATAGATCGTACTCCCGGCCACATCATTGACAATCTGTGCATTACGATAGGTGGCTAAACCTAAGTTGGTTGCTCCTGCACCGTGGCTATGCACAAGGTTTGTGAGCGCGTAGATGTGACGATCCCGTGGTGTTTTAAACTGCAAGCGATAGTTTTTGTCGACCGCATATTCCCCGGCCTTCTCATCTTCCCAGGTGAGCTTTTCGCTATAATTTGCCTTAATCCAGTCAGGAAGCCTTGGCTGATCACCCGTTGCAAAAATAATAACGTCTGCGTTCATCGAAAATTCCTTGTCCTCCTGCCATTGCTTAAACGTTACTTTCTTATTTTGACGAGCAACAAACGACGCCATCGCTTGTATCGTCGTTTTGAGTCGATGGTCAATGGATTGCTCATATAGCTCGTCGTAAATTGCACGCAACGTTTCTGGATCAATTCCTTTTCGAAGCTGTGAAAGCGTTGGGAGCGCATCACGCCTAGCACTTGCGGAGAGCTCATGAAAATAGTGAACGTAGTCCAGTGAAAATAATTCTTGCCCTAGCTTTGCTGATTCGAGTTGAAAAAAACCTGGCGAGCGCGTCACCCATGACAGTTCACGAGATGAATCGGTTCGTTGGTCTGTAAGCAGGTCCAAATAAATTTCAGCTGCACTTTGACCAGAACCTATGACGAGTACAGAAGATGCTCTTCGGCAAAGCTCTCGATTGTGCATATAGGTCATTGAATGAAATACGCCTTCCTCAGGATCGACTTCTACTCCAGCAGGCAAACTGGGCTCATTGCCTGTCGCTACGGCAATATGCTTTGCGGAGTAGCTGTCGACAACCTGTGTCTCGAGGTTTTTCACATGTACATTGTATCCACCGGACTCCAGGTCATCCTCCACAGCAACAACCTCATGCCCTAGTCTGACAGAGGCGAGGGATTGTCCGACCCATTCTAGATAACGACTGTATTCTTCTCTAGGCACTTCTAACCGTTGGTAAAAGAAAAATTTCTGTAGACGGTTGTGGACTTTCAAATAATTTAAATAGGTATATGGAGAGGTTGGATCAATAAGCGTAGCTAAATCAGCCAAAAAGGGGACTTGCAGGTTGGCATTTTCAATGAGCATGCCTGGATGCCAGGCGAAGCTGTTGCGGCGTTCAAAAAACAAAGCACTGATTTCATTTTGTTCAAGCATTGCAGCTAAACCTAAACCATATGGACCTGCCCCAATGCCTATCATTTCGTAGTCAAACGACTTTTCCATTCGTCTTTCCTCTTTTCCTCAATTCATCTCTTTATCCCCATACTTTTCCCTCTCATCCATTACGCAAACAAAAAAGTAGGACATAAAAAAACGCCTTAACCCATTGTTTGGATTAAAGCGTTGCTATTGATAGGAAAACCAGTGCAAATGAATCACATCCCTTCTTTGTTGTCTTAACCGATCGCGCGTGATGGATAGTAAATACCTTTGTACTTCACTTGAACCGTTTGATTGCCATATTGACGGAGTCGTTCCTTGACTTTTCTTGAAGCATCCATCATACCTTCTGCATCAATTTTTTCTTCCCATTGAGATTTGTCTGTTATAAAGGTAAATAGAAACTGTTTCATTTTATCCCTCCTTGTTATTATCGTAATTAAAACGTTATCATTAGTCTACTATAAAACTGTTATAGTATGATGAACGAACTGTTACGATTTTGTTAATTCTTCATTATGCCCTGAAATATTAGTAGTAAACCTTGTGCTTAAAAAATGTTTATCAAGCACTGTTGCCATTTAGCATATGCTTTAAGGACATTCTCCAACGGTATTATATGATTTGATTATCTCTGTGTTACAGAACTGCTCAAACACAAAAAAAGAACGGGAGACATCTCCTCGCTCTTCTATACGTTGTTACATCTTTTTTTGTTTCAACATCCAGGAAAAGAATTCGGGATTTTCGTACGTCACTGTCCAAGAATCATGATCTGCTTCGGGATAAATGGTTAGCTTAGCGTGGCCTCCTGCTTTATTGATAGCCGACACCATCGTTTTTGTATGCTCTACAGGAACAACTGTATCCTTCTCACCATGAAACGCCCACACCGCAGTATCTTTTAACGCATCGGCTAATGTCGGTATGCCGACGCCACAGATTGGTGCGACTGCCGCGAATCGATCGGGTGCTTTCAAACTTAGGAACCAACTCCCATACCCACCCATGCTTAGTCCTGTCAGGTAAATTCTCTGTTGATCGACAGCGTACCTCTCACAAACGTCGTCGAGTAAAGACAGAAGTGATTCGAGCAAGAATGGCCAGTACGAATCCTCTGGACATTGAGGTGCCACCATGATAAACGGGGACTCCCTCCAGCCCTCCATCGCTTTTGGCAGACCTTGTGTACGTACTTTCTCAAGATCACTGCCTCTCTCCCCACGCCCATGCAGAAACAAAACGAGGGGGTAAGAAGAGCTGCTTGTTTTATTATGACCCGGTGGTAAAGCCAACAAATAGGGCAGTTTCTCCACCTTTATTTGCTTTTGATCCAACACTTTCTCTAACAAAACGATTGTGCCCACCTCCGCTTTCTTAGGACAAGGTTGCGTAGATTTTTTCGTAGGCGTTTTTAGCTTTTTCCGCTAAAACCTCAGGCTTTTCAGTAGGTGGCTCCTTTGTCAAAATTTCTTGAGCAACCGCTCCTTCATACCCGATATCCTTTAACGTTTGCAGAAACGTCGTTAGGTCAATCACCCCTTCTCCAGGTGAAAGGCGGTCGTTGTCCAACACCTCTTCAACCGGTACATTACGTGCATCGTTAATATGTACATGAACGAT
This region includes:
- a CDS encoding AraC family transcriptional regulator; the protein is MTLYQYHLSEFPNGNTLFPFHIDLHTISTTFHTHRHDFLECAYVVSGHGVEEVNGHSFTLEPGTVTFIRPFDTHSIYCDTPSDPLMIYNINFRSELFTSWELASSSLYPLFYERERWPQSHVQLTMDQKKIATMLSEEMLRLYENHETHRHVLLQAKLGELLLLFFEAAKETPPPPTKHERSADIWEVMDYLHAHFRLPLQQKALAGKFHMSASQLSEKMNAISGKSFTDNLHELRIRYACSLLFSTRMPIGDIAEACGFNSFKTFSRVFKDQMGETPSAFRNQAHHASPTP
- a CDS encoding lysine N(6)-hydroxylase/L-ornithine N(5)-oxygenase family protein, whose amino-acid sequence is MEKSFDYEMIGIGAGPYGLGLAAMLEQNEISALFFERRNSFAWHPGMLIENANLQVPFLADLATLIDPTSPYTYLNYLKVHNRLQKFFFYQRLEVPREEYSRYLEWVGQSLASVRLGHEVVAVEDDLESGGYNVHVKNLETQVVDSYSAKHIAVATGNEPSLPAGVEVDPEEGVFHSMTYMHNRELCRRASSVLVIGSGQSAAEIYLDLLTDQRTDSSRELSWVTRSPGFFQLESAKLGQELFSLDYVHYFHELSASARRDALPTLSQLRKGIDPETLRAIYDELYEQSIDHRLKTTIQAMASFVARQNKKVTFKQWQEDKEFSMNADVIIFATGDQPRLPDWIKANYSEKLTWEDEKAGEYAVDKNYRLQFKTPRDRHIYALTNLVHSHGAGATNLGLATYRNAQIVNDVAGSTIYDVPEKTVFQQFSPKA
- a CDS encoding prolyl oligopeptidase family serine peptidase, yielding MLEKVLDQKQIKVEKLPYLLALPPGHNKTSSSSYPLVLFLHGRGERGSDLEKVRTQGLPKAMEGWRESPFIMVAPQCPEDSYWPFLLESLLSLLDDVCERYAVDQQRIYLTGLSMGGYGSWFLSLKAPDRFAAVAPICGVGIPTLADALKDTAVWAFHGEKDTVVPVEHTKTMVSAINKAGGHAKLTIYPEADHDSWTVTYENPEFFSWMLKQKKM
- a CDS encoding diacylglycerol/lipid kinase family protein translates to MSQILSVALVVNPNAGKQKIIEELDHIEETLLKHFQKVETFQTKGPEEVDDLIDSIHQTYDLIIGAGGDGTIYQLANALSRLNHRPVFAVLPGGTANDFSRALGMSQDPLEALDQIIQCHIEPIDIGYDGDQYFLNFWGIGLITTVSQQVNNKDSLGRLSYYLSTLQNMKEAKPFHVKIESDEFHFDGEAVMVLVGNSPFTGGVRAFFPSNNLQDGTFDVLIIKQSTMPSFIEMFRSRLQQAPPEHEDLVYGQAKKIRVVTEPNLEIDCDGERRFTTPSTIVNLPQHLQLVVGDFKSQT